From the Paenibacillus sp. MMS20-IR301 genome, the window GATGTCCTTATCGGTGGAGATCACTACATCATTCTCTTTAGGCGTGTCCAGATCAAGGCCGTAGTGGGCATGGTCGCCGTGGGCATGTGTAATTGCTACACGCAGTTTCAGCTCGCTGTTGCCTTCAAGCTCCATGGTTTTCTTTATCACTTTAGCCGCATTGCGGGTAATTTTGACGTTCATCACATTCCATCTCCCAAGCATCTATAGTTTAAATACTCAATAACTCATTTTAAGGAATATAGCTAGTAAAAGCAACCATATTACTGAAATACCTCAACAGGGATTACAGGATATTTCGCAAATCTGTCATCTCGCGCGGCCCAGCGCCGGGTATTTACGGTCCATCCGTGAGACGAACCAGCCCATCAGCAGCATC encodes:
- a CDS encoding iron-sulfur cluster assembly accessory protein; its protein translation is MNVKITRNAAKVIKKTMELEGNSELKLRVAITHAHGDHAHYGLDLDTPKENDVVISTDKDIDVILDPNQPLLDGVKIDYLYLPEEGFVITNPSKGNHGDH